The following proteins are co-located in the Fluviicola sp. genome:
- a CDS encoding DNA topoisomerase IV subunit B produces the protein MAENQYTEDNIRSLDWKEHIRLRPGMYIGKLGDGSSADDGIYILVKEIVDNSIDEFVMGNGKRIDIKVKDGKVSVRDYGRGIPLGKVIDCVSQINTGGKYDSKAFKKSVGLNGVGTKAVNALSDHFMVYSVRDGEKKQATFSRGELVEDSKLEKTTEANGTYFEFIPDESIFKKFAFKMPYLIKMFWNYCYLNRGLAIYFNGEKYQSKDGLKDLLEDNMDGDPLYPIIHLEGEDIEVAFTHGKTYGEDYYSFVNGQHTTQGGTHQSAFRESIAKVIRDFYKKDYDASDIRQSIVAAIAVKVIEPVFESQTKTKLGSQEIEPEGKSMRAFINDFLKDKLDNYLHRHPDVADTLEKKIKQSERERKELSGIRKLARDRAKKASLHNKKLRDCRVHLTDLKDDKRELTTLFITEGDSASGSITKSRDVNTQAVFSLRGKPLNCYGLTKKVVYENEEFNLVQAALDIEEDMDNLRYNNIVIATDADVDGMHIRLLLLTFFLQFFPDLVKRNHVYVLQTPLFRVRNKKKTIYCYSEEERRAAIAELGKNPEITRFKGLGEISPDEFKHFIGDDIRLEPVILTKNASIDSILSYFMGKNTPERQDFIIENLRVEKDDEKSVELDTPDSGEENTEIEKAS, from the coding sequence ATGGCTGAAAATCAATATACTGAAGACAATATACGATCTCTGGACTGGAAGGAGCATATTCGCCTGCGACCTGGTATGTACATCGGGAAGTTGGGAGATGGTTCTTCTGCCGATGACGGGATCTATATTTTGGTGAAGGAGATTGTCGACAATTCCATTGATGAATTTGTCATGGGAAATGGAAAACGTATCGACATCAAGGTGAAGGACGGGAAAGTTTCTGTCCGTGATTACGGACGTGGAATTCCCCTGGGAAAGGTAATTGATTGTGTTTCTCAGATCAATACCGGGGGGAAATACGATTCCAAAGCCTTTAAGAAATCTGTCGGACTGAACGGAGTGGGAACAAAAGCGGTAAACGCATTGAGTGATCATTTCATGGTTTATTCGGTGCGGGATGGTGAGAAGAAACAGGCTACTTTTTCGAGAGGGGAATTGGTTGAGGATTCAAAATTGGAAAAAACAACCGAGGCAAATGGGACATACTTTGAGTTTATCCCGGATGAATCGATCTTCAAAAAGTTTGCATTCAAAATGCCTTACCTGATCAAGATGTTCTGGAATTACTGTTACCTGAACCGTGGACTGGCGATCTACTTCAACGGGGAGAAGTACCAGTCGAAAGATGGATTGAAAGATTTGCTGGAAGACAACATGGACGGAGATCCGCTTTACCCGATCATTCATTTGGAAGGCGAAGACATCGAGGTGGCATTTACACACGGGAAAACTTACGGGGAAGATTACTATTCCTTCGTGAACGGCCAGCATACAACTCAGGGTGGAACGCACCAAAGCGCATTCCGCGAATCGATTGCGAAAGTAATCCGTGATTTCTACAAAAAAGATTACGATGCTTCGGATATTCGCCAGTCGATTGTAGCTGCAATTGCAGTGAAAGTAATCGAGCCGGTTTTTGAATCCCAGACCAAAACGAAATTGGGTTCACAGGAAATCGAGCCGGAAGGAAAATCCATGCGGGCGTTCATTAACGACTTCCTGAAAGATAAACTCGACAATTACCTGCACCGTCACCCGGATGTGGCAGACACCCTGGAAAAGAAAATCAAGCAATCCGAGCGCGAACGGAAAGAACTCTCCGGAATTCGTAAGCTGGCGCGCGACAGGGCGAAGAAAGCCAGTTTGCACAATAAGAAACTGCGCGACTGCCGGGTTCACTTAACCGATTTGAAAGACGATAAACGCGAGTTGACAACCTTGTTCATTACCGAGGGAGATTCGGCGAGCGGGTCGATTACGAAATCGCGGGACGTCAATACGCAGGCGGTGTTCTCATTGCGTGGAAAGCCTTTGAACTGTTACGGACTGACGAAGAAAGTGGTATACGAAAACGAAGAATTTAACCTCGTTCAGGCAGCTTTGGATATCGAAGAAGACATGGATAACCTGCGTTACAACAACATTGTGATCGCAACCGATGCCGATGTCGATGGAATGCACATCCGTTTGCTGTTATTGACCTTCTTCCTGCAATTCTTCCCGGACCTGGTGAAGCGAAATCACGTTTACGTGCTTCAAACGCCATTGTTCCGTGTTCGAAACAAGAAAAAGACCATTTACTGTTACTCGGAAGAAGAACGGAGAGCAGCCATTGCAGAATTGGGAAAAAATCCGGAGATCACACGATTTAAGGGATTGGGAGAAATTTCCCCGGATGAGTTCAAGCACTTTATCGGTGACGATATTCGCCTGGAACCGGTTATCCTTACAAAAAATGCTTCCATTGATTCCATTTTGTCCTATTTCATGGGGAAAAACACCCCGGAACGCCAGGATTTCATCATAGAGAACCTACGCGTAGAGAAAGACGATGAGAAGAGTGTGGAGTTGGATACTCCCGATTCAGGAGAAGAAAATACAGAAATAGAAAAAGCTTCTTAA